The Sorangiineae bacterium MSr11954 DNA segment GAGCGCCACCCGGATATGGCGCTGGTGGACGTGGCGCATTCGCTCGCCCTGGCGCGCACGCATTTCGAGCACCGCGCGGGCATCGTGGCGCACCATCGGCAGGAGCTGTTGGAATCGTTGGACGCGTTGGCGCGTGGTGAGCTCTCCGTCGCGAGCCCCACCGCGCACGCCGTGCGGGGTGTCTCCGCCGCTCCGCGCGGTGGTGGCAAGGTGGTCTTCGTTTTTCCCGGACAAGGCTCGCAATGGGCGGGGATGGCGCGCCCTCTTCTTCGAACATCCGAGGTGTTCCGCGCGCAAATCGAAGCATGCGAAAGGGCCTTTTCGCCGTATGTCGATTGGTCGCTCTCGGCGGTGCTCGAGGGGCGCGAGGCCAACGAGGGAGGCGCCTCGTTGGAGCGCGTGGACGTGGTGCAGCCCGTGCTTTTTGCGGTGATGGTATCCCTCGCGGCCGTGTGGCAGACCCTGGGCGTCGCGCCCGATGCGGTCATCGGGCATAGTCAGGGCGAGATTGCGGCCGCGTTCGTGGCGGGCGCATTATCGCTCGAGGACGCGGCCCGGGTGGTGACCCTGCGCAGCCGCGCGCTCTTGCAACTCGCCGGCAAAGGGGCCATGGCCGCCGTGCAGCTCTCCGCCCCCGAGCTCCAGGTGCACCTCGATCGGTTGGGGGCGCGCGAGCGGCTCTCGATCGCCAGCATCAACGGCCCGCGCGCGACGGTGATCTCGGGCGATCCCTCGGCCGTCGATGCGCTGCTCGAGCGGCTCACGGCGGAGCAAGTCTTCGCCCGCAAGGTCCGGGTCGATTACGCGTCGCATGGCGCGTCGATCGAGGCGGTCGAGGGCGAGCTCTTGGCGCAGCTCGGGAGCATCCGACCGCGTCCAGCATCGATTCCCTTTTATTCGACCGTAACGTCCACCGTCCTGGCGGGCACCGCGCTCGGCGCGTCGTATTGGTATCGCAATTTGCGGCAGACCGTTCGATTCGCCGATACCGCGCAAACCTCGTTCGACGATGGGCATCGCTTCTTCGTGGAGGTGAGCCCGCACCCGGTGCTTTCGCTCGCGCTGCTCGAAATGTTCGAGTCTGCACCCGCGCCGAGCTCGGGCGCTGTCACCGTTACGGTCGCTGGCTCGCTTCGCCGAGACGAAGGCGATTTCGCGCGGCTCGTAGGGTCCTTGGCCGAGCTGCACGTGCGCGGCCTGCGGGTCGATTGGGATCGCTTTTTTCGTACGCGGGGCGGTCGCAAGGTGCAGCTGCCGACCTACCCGTTTCAGCGCGAAGCATTTTGGTTCGAGTTTCGGAGTCTCCGAAAGCCGGATCTTACGTCTTCCGGATTGATGGCAGCCAAGCATCCTCTGCTCCGCGCGGTGGTCGCGCGGGCCGATGGCGATGGCGTTCTCTTTACGGGGATCCTATCGCTTCGCGAGCAGCCGTGGCTTTCGGGTCACGTGGTCTTTGGCACCGTGATCGTTCCGGGGACCGCCTTTGTCGAGCTCGCGCTCACGGCGGCGCATCATCTGGGGCTCGACCGGGTCGACGAGCTGACATTGGAGGCGCCGCTCGCCCTTCCACCCGAGGGCACCCTGCGCTTGCAGCTGTCGGTGAGCGCACCCGATGAAACGGGCCGAAGGTCGTTTGCGCTGCATGTGCAACCGGCGGGCGACCTCCAAGGAGCTTTGCAGGACGGCTCGTGGACCCGGCACGCCACGGGTTTTTTGGGGGGCGCGGCACCGGGCGAAGCGCCGTTCGAGCTGCACACGTGGCCTCCGCCGGGGGGCATCCCGCTCCCGATCGAGGGGCTCTACGCGCGTCTCGCCGGGGCGGGGCTCGTCTATGGCGCCGCCTTTCAGGGGCTGCGCGCCGTTTGGAAAGATGGGGATACGCTCTTTGCCGAGGTCGAGCTGCCGCATGCGGCCGCCAAGGAGGCCGATCGCTTTGCCCTGCACCCTGCGTTGCTGGACGCGGCGTTGCATGCGCTCGCGGCGGAGCGCATCGACGGTGCGGCCGATGTCGCGCTTCCCTTTGCGTGGAGTGGTGTGTCGCTGCGCGCGGTGGGCGCGTCCACCTTGCGTGTGCGCTTCGAGCGGGTGAGTGAGCCGGCCGACGCGGTCGCGCTCTTCGTGGCCGATGCCGCGGGGGAGCCGGTGGCGCGCATCGAATCGCTCACCCGTCGCACAGCTTCCGCCGAGCATGTGCGCGGAGCACGCGGGTCCGCCGCGCAGGTCGTCCATCGCGATGCCCTCTGGCGGCTGGAGTGGATTCCCTTGCCGAATGCGACGCCGCCGGTGCAATCACGCCATTGGGCTTTGGTGGACGCGGCTTGGGTGGACGCTGCCGCCGACGCCGGCGCGCCTGGACCCGCCGACGCGGTGTTCGAAGCGCTCACCGCGGCCGGTGCCGTTCGATGCCATCGCTATTCGCATTTCGCCGCACTTCAGCGCGCGCTCGCCGGGGGCGCTGCCACGCCCGACGCTGTGGTCCTTCCATTTCTTTCGCTTCTTCCGCTTCGTCCGCTTCCAACGCCCCAGGACATCGCCGCCGCCGCACACGAGGCCACGCGGCGCGCGCTCGATGGGGTCCAACGGTGGCTCGCCGACGAGCGGCTCGCTTCGTGCTCGCTCGTGGTCATCACCCGCGGCACCCTCGCGACCCATGCTTACGAGGACATCGCCGATCTCGTGCACGCCCCACTGTGGGGTCTTTTGCGCTCGGCGCAAACCGAGAATCCCGATCGCCGCATCGTCCTCGTCGACATGGACGACAGTGCGGACTCGTGGCGCAGCTTGCTCACCGGTTTTGATCCGACCGAAACGCAGCTTGCCCTGCGCGCCGGGCATCGCCTGGCGCCGCGCATGGTGCACCGGGCATACCGGCCACACCAGGCACACCGGGCACCTAGGGCCGCGCCCGATGCCTTGCCGGTTCCGGCCGATGCGGCGTGGCATCTCGAGGCGCAGACCAAAGGTACCCTCGAGAGCCTCGCGCTCGTCCCGTACCCCCCGGCGCAGGCGCCCGTTGGCCCGGGGCAGGTGCGCGTCGCGGTCCACGCCGCAGGGCTCAACTTCCGCGACGTACTCGACGCACTCGGCATGTATCCGGGTGAAGCGCGTCCGCTGGGCGGGGAGGGGGCCGGCGTCGTTCTCGAGGTGGGCGAAGGGGTCACCAACGTGGCCGCCGGCGATCGCGTCTTGGGGCTGCTTCCTGCTGCCTTTGGCCCCATCGCCATCACCGATCATCGCCTGATCGCGCGCATGCCCGAGGGCTGGTCGTTCGTGGAGGCCGCGGGCGTATCCGTGGTCTTTCTTACGGCCTATTACGCGTTGGTCGATCTGGCACGGCTTCGAGCGGGCGAGTCCGTCCTCGTTCATGCCGCGGCGGGCGGTGTCGGCATGGCCGCCACGCAGCTTGCGCGCCACCTGGGGGCGGAGGTCTTTGCGACCGCGAGCCCCGGCAAATGGGAGACCTTGCGCGAGCTGGGCTTCGATGAAGCGCATCGGGCATCGTCGCGCACCACGGCATTCGAGGATCACTTCCGGCGCGTCACCGATGGGCGCGGGGTCGACGTCGTCCTCGATTCGCTCGCGCGGGAGCTCGTCGATGCATCGCTGCGCCTTTTGCCGCGGGGCGGTCGTTTCATCGAAATGGGAAAAACGGATCTTCGCGATGCGCATACCGTCGGCATCGAGCACCCCGGTGTCGCGTATCGGGCCTTCGATCTCGCCGAGGCCGGAGCCGATCGCATTCAAGAAATGCTGGGCGAGTTGATGGCCCTGTTCGCGCGTGGCGTGCTGCGCCCTCTGCCCACCACCGTGCGCGATATACGCCATGCGCCCCATGCCTTTCGCTCCTTCGGACAAGCGCGGCACGTGGGAAAAATGGTCTTCACCTTGCCGCGGCCCATCGACCCCGAGGGCACCGTGCTCATCACGGGAGGTACCGGGACCTTGGGGGCTCTTCTGGCGCGGCATCTGGTGCAGAGGCACGGGGCCAAGCATCTTCTTTTGACGTCGCGGCAGGGTCTTCGAGCGGAGGGCGCGACGGCGCTCGTGGCGGAGCTGGAAGAGCTGGGGGCGCGCGTGAGCGTGGCGGCATGCGATGTGGCCGACCGCGGCGCGCTGGAAGCGCTTCTCAATGCGATCGCGCCCGAGCACCCGCTCGGCGCCGTCGTGCATGCGGCTGGCATCCTCGACGACGGCGTGGTCACCTCCCTTACGCACGCAAAACTCGAATCCGTCCTGCGCGCCAAGATCGATGGCGCGACCCATTTGCACGAGCTCACCCAATCGAGGGATCTATCGGCGTTCATCCTCTTTTCCTCGCTCTCCGGCGTGCTCGGAACCCCGGGCCAAGCCAATTACGCGGCGGCCAATGCGTTTCTCGATGCGCTCGCGCACCACCGCCGGGCGCGCGGGCTGCCGGCGCTTGCCCTCGATTGGGGTTACTGGGCGGAGAAGAGCCAAATGACCGCGCACCTCTCCCACGTCGATGTGCAGCGCATGGCACGCGGCGGCGTGCTGGGGCTCTCGTCGCGCGAGGGGTTGGCCCTCTTCGATGCCGCGCTCGCGTGCCCCGATTCGGTCCTCGCCCCCGCGCGCTTCGACATGGCGGCGCTCGCCGAGCTCGAGGCTCGTCCGGATACCTTGCCGCCCGTGCTCCGAGGCATGGCCGGAGCGCGCGCTTCGAGGCCGCTCGCCCGCAACGCGGCACGCGCTTCGTCGCGCGAGCGAGGCTTGCGCGCCATGCCGGCCGCGGAACGTGAAGAGGCCTTGCGCGACCTCGTTCGCACGGAGGCGGCCACCGTTCTCGGCATGACGGGACCAGGCTCGCTCGATCTCGAGCGTCCGCTCCAAGGCATCGGCCTCGACTCGCTCATGGCCGTCGAGCTGCGGAATCGGCTGATGGCCGTCACGGGTCTGCGATTGCCCGCGACGCTCTTCTTCGAAGCGCCGACCGTTCACAAGGCGGCCACACGGCTCGCGCGGATGATGCACGACGCGCCGGCCCCGGGGGAGAGCGCCGCCAAAGATGTTGCGAACGAGCGCGGCGCGAACGAGCACGACGCGAACGAGGGCGGCGCGAACGAGCGCGGCGCGCTCGACGAACGAGCGATGATCGCCAATGTCCGACGCCTCTGGCAACACAACGAGATGGATATCGGCGACGAGCTCCTCGCGGCATCCGCACGCATCCGCCGCGCCCGCGAGGTGGGCGAGGCGCGCGCGGCCAAAGCTCCGCCGCCTTGCGAGGCGCGCCCTTCGAAGACCCTGCAACTCGCCCGCGGCGCGGCATCGCCACCTTTGTTCTGCATCTCCGCCTTGGTTCCCATCCCGGCCGCCATGACCTATGCCCGACTCGCCTCGGCGCTCGACGGATCGCGCGACATACGGGTGCTCCCCCATCCCGGCTACGGCGCCGGCGAGCCCTTGCCCTCCGATGGCGCGGCCATCGCGCGCGCCGAGGCCGACGAAATTCTTCGGTCCGCCCCCGATGGAAACGTCGCCATTCTAGGCTACTCCGCGGGCGGGTGGATTGCCCACGACGTGGTTCGGCACTTGGAGAGCGCCGGCGTCTTCCCGACCGCGCTGGTGCTGATCGACACGTACACGATGCACGGCATCTCTCCGCGCATGCGATCCATGTTCCGAAGCAACTGGCTAAACGCCTTTCCTTCCGCGAGCTGGACCGACGGCGAGCTCACCGCATATGCGTGGTACCGCCATCTTTACGACTCGTGGAGGCCATCGCCCATCGCGGCGCGCACCTTGTTCGTGCGCGCCACCGAGCCCATGCCCGGAATGGACGATACCGTGCTTTCGCCCGGTCACGATTGGCGCTCGAGCTGGGCCGAGCCCCACGACGCCGTCGACGTGCCGGGCCATCACTTCAATGTCTTATCCGATCATGCCGCCGCCGTTGCCCGGGCCATCGATGATTGGCTCACCCGTTCTCTCGCGGCCGCCCCCCGAGCCGTGCCCCGTCGACGCGCCCAACCCGAGCCCCCGCGCGACGGCACGCTCCGCGAACCGAAGGAGATCCGATGATGATCACGATACGCGACGCGAGGCTGCCCGCCATCGTGCAGCCTCGCCCCAACGACGGTGCACGGCACGTGGATACGCTGCTCGCGTGGTGCCACTCGCACCAGGTCGACATCGAGCGCCTGATCCATCGGCGCGGGGCGATTCTCTTCCGAGGCTTCGAGATCGAGGGCCCCGAGGACTTTGCGCTGGTTGCGCGCGCGACCTCGCGCCATGCGCTCATCGAGTACGTCGCGGGTGTGGCGCGCCGGAAGAAGGTTACCGATGGCATCTACACCTCCACGGAATATCCACCCCACGTGGAGATGCCTTGCCACAACGAGCTTTCCCATACCAAGAACTGGACGGCGCTCATCTTCTTTTTCTGCCAAACCCCGCCCCAAAATCGCGGTGAAACGCCGCTCGTCGACGGGCGCGACGTCGTCCGACGCATGAAGCCGGAGACGGCCGCGCTCTTTCGAGAGAAAGGGGTCATGTACGTGCGCTACCTTCACTGCGGGGACGGTTCGGGCCTCCTCGATAACAACATTCGGGTGCTGGACGAGAGCGGCTATCCCTACAGCGTCTCGTGGCAACGCACCTACGGGACGACCGACAAATCGGTCATCGAACGAGCCGCGGCCCGCGCGGGGGCCGACATCACCTGGACGAAGTCGGATGATTTAATCTGGAAAGAGCGGGTCCCCGCCATTCGCCGGCACCCGCAGACCCGCGAAGAGTGTTGGTTCAGCCACGTCGTCAACTTTCATCCTTCACGAATGCCGCCCCGGGTCCGCGCGCGCCTGCCCGAGATCGAATACCCCAGGAATGTGCTCTTTGGCGATGGCACCCCCATCCACGACACCCTCGTCGAAGAGGTGCGAGGCTTGGTGGAGGCGGGCGAAGTGCTCTTTCCATGGCAGCGCGGCGACGTCTTGATGATCGACAATGTGCTCGTCGGACATGGACGAAGATCATTCGACGGCCCTCGCGCCATTCTGACCGCGATGGCAGGCTCACCGGAGGAATCACGATGAAGCTCTTGAACGGCGTCGACACCTTGGCCGAGCTGCCCAAGGTCGTGAGCCAGCTCTACGGCGACAAAGTCGCGCTCATCGTCGACGATGCGACCCTCACGTACGGTGAGCTCGAGCTCGGGTCGAATCAAGCCGCGCACGCCCTGGCAAGCGACTCCGTGGAGCCTGGCGACCGCGTTTGCATGCTTGGAAAAGGGTCGCTGCAGTCGGTGGCTTTGATGTTCGGAGCCGCCAAAGCGCGCGCCGTTTACGTGCCGATCAATGCGCGATTGGCGCCCAAGGAAATGGCGTACATCCTCGCCCATGCGGATCCAAAGCTCCTCCTGGTGGACGTCGAATGCCTCGATTTTCTGCCCGCCATCGCGGCCGAGATCGGGAAGCTCCCCAAGGTCCTTGCGACGGCGCCCAACGGGGTAGGGATACCCGTGTTCGACGAATGGCAGCGCGGAGCGTCGTCTTCCTCGTCGTCGTTGCCGTCCTGGTCGTCCCACCCTTACGATCCCGAGGCCGTGGTGGTGACCCTCTACACCAGCGGTACCACGGGCCACCCCAAAGGCGTCCGTCTGTCGAGCCGCTCCCTTTTGGGTGTCGCACGGAGCCTGCGCGATTCGCGCGATCCGTGGTTTGGTTGGGACCATCGAACGGTGAGCATGGTCTCGCAGCCGGCATTTCACATTGGCGGCGTGTGGTGGCTCGTCCAAGGATTGAGCCAAGGTAGCACCAATGTCCTTTTGCGCGGCTTCGATCCCAAGCAGGTATTGCGGATCATTCCAACGTATCGCGTGGCCACCACGTGCATGGCGCCCGCCATGATCCAGCTCCTTCTGGTCGAGCCCGGGTGCCGCTCCGTCGACTTCTCCTCCCTGCAGGTCATTGCGTACGGCGGATCGACGTGCCCGACCGCGCTTTTGCAAGAGGCGATGAACGTCTTCAAGTGCGGCTTCTGCAACGCGTATGGAAGCACCGAAACGGGAAATGTGGTGGTGTCCTTGCGGCCCGAAGAGCACCTTGGTGCGAGCGATTCCCGTCTGCGCGCCGTTGGAAAGCCGCTCCCGGGGGTGGAGGTGCGCGTCCTCGACGAGAACGGTCGCGACGTCCGCCCG contains these protein-coding regions:
- a CDS encoding SDR family NAD(P)-dependent oxidoreductase; amino-acid sequence: MIEREATGVPRLIDALRAARREQWTTVLTAFLRREVARRVGLEPDDIGPRDGFMAAGIDSLRATEIRVLLDAELDLSLPSSMLFDFPNVEALAEKLALVLGAAHASDPASDDPASDDPRSDHGAAQPASASSRDEPMDGPIAIVGMGCRFPGGVRSPDDYWRLLIEGVDATTEIPGDRWDKDAYDGRNPEALGTITTRRGGFLSEKDRFDPAFFNVAPREAPYIDPQHRVLLEVVWEAFEGAGVSAEKLYGSETGVFIGVTTHDYFAHLAKHMSEDEIDIACATGVSAAVASGRISYVWGLRGPSVTLDTACSSALVAVHLACESLRRGECRSAIAGAAAMILSPLQHLFCSRAQMLAPDGRCKSFDEAADGYGRSEGVGVVLLKRVSDAIRDGDSILAIIAGSAVNQDGASGGLTVPNGPAQQRVIRSAIARAGRSEADIDYVEAHGSGTPLGDPVEMHALGEVFSAGRDASRPLWVGSAKSNLGHMEAAAGVGGLIKTVLQIKNATIAPNLHFTNPSSKIQWAKLPVKVPTRAIPWPAGRPRRAGVSSFGMSGTNAHVVLEEAPGTQTDHGAGARASSADIALPALLSGRTEGALRAQARQLREHLERHPDMALVDVAHSLALARTHFEHRAGIVAHHRQELLESLDALARGELSVASPTAHAVRGVSAAPRGGGKVVFVFPGQGSQWAGMARPLLRTSEVFRAQIEACERAFSPYVDWSLSAVLEGREANEGGASLERVDVVQPVLFAVMVSLAAVWQTLGVAPDAVIGHSQGEIAAAFVAGALSLEDAARVVTLRSRALLQLAGKGAMAAVQLSAPELQVHLDRLGARERLSIASINGPRATVISGDPSAVDALLERLTAEQVFARKVRVDYASHGASIEAVEGELLAQLGSIRPRPASIPFYSTVTSTVLAGTALGASYWYRNLRQTVRFADTAQTSFDDGHRFFVEVSPHPVLSLALLEMFESAPAPSSGAVTVTVAGSLRRDEGDFARLVGSLAELHVRGLRVDWDRFFRTRGGRKVQLPTYPFQREAFWFEFRSLRKPDLTSSGLMAAKHPLLRAVVARADGDGVLFTGILSLREQPWLSGHVVFGTVIVPGTAFVELALTAAHHLGLDRVDELTLEAPLALPPEGTLRLQLSVSAPDETGRRSFALHVQPAGDLQGALQDGSWTRHATGFLGGAAPGEAPFELHTWPPPGGIPLPIEGLYARLAGAGLVYGAAFQGLRAVWKDGDTLFAEVELPHAAAKEADRFALHPALLDAALHALAAERIDGAADVALPFAWSGVSLRAVGASTLRVRFERVSEPADAVALFVADAAGEPVARIESLTRRTASAEHVRGARGSAAQVVHRDALWRLEWIPLPNATPPVQSRHWALVDAAWVDAAADAGAPGPADAVFEALTAAGAVRCHRYSHFAALQRALAGGAATPDAVVLPFLSLLPLRPLPTPQDIAAAAHEATRRALDGVQRWLADERLASCSLVVITRGTLATHAYEDIADLVHAPLWGLLRSAQTENPDRRIVLVDMDDSADSWRSLLTGFDPTETQLALRAGHRLAPRMVHRAYRPHQAHRAPRAAPDALPVPADAAWHLEAQTKGTLESLALVPYPPAQAPVGPGQVRVAVHAAGLNFRDVLDALGMYPGEARPLGGEGAGVVLEVGEGVTNVAAGDRVLGLLPAAFGPIAITDHRLIARMPEGWSFVEAAGVSVVFLTAYYALVDLARLRAGESVLVHAAAGGVGMAATQLARHLGAEVFATASPGKWETLRELGFDEAHRASSRTTAFEDHFRRVTDGRGVDVVLDSLARELVDASLRLLPRGGRFIEMGKTDLRDAHTVGIEHPGVAYRAFDLAEAGADRIQEMLGELMALFARGVLRPLPTTVRDIRHAPHAFRSFGQARHVGKMVFTLPRPIDPEGTVLITGGTGTLGALLARHLVQRHGAKHLLLTSRQGLRAEGATALVAELEELGARVSVAACDVADRGALEALLNAIAPEHPLGAVVHAAGILDDGVVTSLTHAKLESVLRAKIDGATHLHELTQSRDLSAFILFSSLSGVLGTPGQANYAAANAFLDALAHHRRARGLPALALDWGYWAEKSQMTAHLSHVDVQRMARGGVLGLSSREGLALFDAALACPDSVLAPARFDMAALAELEARPDTLPPVLRGMAGARASRPLARNAARASSRERGLRAMPAAEREEALRDLVRTEAATVLGMTGPGSLDLERPLQGIGLDSLMAVELRNRLMAVTGLRLPATLFFEAPTVHKAATRLARMMHDAPAPGESAAKDVANERGANEHDANEGGANERGALDERAMIANVRRLWQHNEMDIGDELLAASARIRRAREVGEARAAKAPPPCEARPSKTLQLARGAASPPLFCISALVPIPAAMTYARLASALDGSRDIRVLPHPGYGAGEPLPSDGAAIARAEADEILRSAPDGNVAILGYSAGGWIAHDVVRHLESAGVFPTALVLIDTYTMHGISPRMRSMFRSNWLNAFPSASWTDGELTAYAWYRHLYDSWRPSPIAARTLFVRATEPMPGMDDTVLSPGHDWRSSWAEPHDAVDVPGHHFNVLSDHAAAVARAIDDWLTRSLAAAPRAVPRRRAQPEPPRDGTLREPKEIR
- a CDS encoding TauD/TfdA family dioxygenase, producing MMITIRDARLPAIVQPRPNDGARHVDTLLAWCHSHQVDIERLIHRRGAILFRGFEIEGPEDFALVARATSRHALIEYVAGVARRKKVTDGIYTSTEYPPHVEMPCHNELSHTKNWTALIFFFCQTPPQNRGETPLVDGRDVVRRMKPETAALFREKGVMYVRYLHCGDGSGLLDNNIRVLDESGYPYSVSWQRTYGTTDKSVIERAAARAGADITWTKSDDLIWKERVPAIRRHPQTREECWFSHVVNFHPSRMPPRVRARLPEIEYPRNVLFGDGTPIHDTLVEEVRGLVEAGEVLFPWQRGDVLMIDNVLVGHGRRSFDGPRAILTAMAGSPEESR
- a CDS encoding long-chain-fatty-acid--CoA ligase; its protein translation is MKLLNGVDTLAELPKVVSQLYGDKVALIVDDATLTYGELELGSNQAAHALASDSVEPGDRVCMLGKGSLQSVALMFGAAKARAVYVPINARLAPKEMAYILAHADPKLLLVDVECLDFLPAIAAEIGKLPKVLATAPNGVGIPVFDEWQRGASSSSSSLPSWSSHPYDPEAVVVTLYTSGTTGHPKGVRLSSRSLLGVARSLRDSRDPWFGWDHRTVSMVSQPAFHIGGVWWLVQGLSQGSTNVLLRGFDPKQVLRIIPTYRVATTCMAPAMIQLLLVEPGCRSVDFSSLQVIAYGGSTCPTALLQEAMNVFKCGFCNAYGSTETGNVVVSLRPEEHLGASDSRLRAVGKPLPGVEVRVLDENGRDVRPGVTGHIAIRSPSNMVDYWKNEEATRTTLVDGWLMTGDAGFRDEEGYLYVSDRIRDMIISAGEKIFPAEVENVIRTHPDVADVAVIGVPDPLWGEAVRALVVPVEGATLRPGDIIRYVRGRVGEFKVPRAVEFVPSLPRNPSGKILKRELREPYWRGEDRRI